Sequence from the Corallococcus sp. EGB genome:
CGAGGCGCAGACCTTCGACGTGGCCGATCTGGGCGCCGAAGAGGAGCAGCTCACGCCTCCGCCCTCCCCGTTCGCGAACGCGACGGGCATTCCGTCGCTGCGGATCCGCAGCATCCCCGTCGGCCCGGACATCGAAGCCGACACGCTGGAGCTCGGCTCCGACGATGTCGAACCCGCGGCCGAAGTGGCCCCTGCCTCGGCGCAGTGGGGCGAGCTGAGCGGCAGTGCCGACGATGCCGTGCCGCTGGCCACCGCGGCGGAGTCGCTCGCCGAAGCGCAGTCCACCGAGGCTTCGGCGTGGAACACGTCGGGTCAGGACGCGCAGTCATGGTCCGCCGAGGGCGAGCCCTCCGACGCCACCGCCACCGTGGGCTTGCAGGATGAGTCGGCCGCCATCGAGCTCCAGCCCGAGTGGGCCGCCGACGCCGTGGAGCCCGCCGCTGGCGCGACCGAGTGGACACAGCCGCCCGAGGACGCCGCTCCCATCGAGCTCCAGCCCGAATGGGCCGCCTCCGCGGACACGGCGGAGGCAACCGGTCCGGCGCAGGCGTGGTCCGCCGCGTCGTCCGAGCAGCCCACCCCGAGCGCCACACCCGCCTGGGACGCTCCGGCCTCTGAGTCCGCGTGGGCCGCGTCCACGACGGCGCCCGCCGTTGATGCGCAGGGCGCCTGGTCGCCCCCGGCCGAAGAGGCTCCGCTGATCGAGGCCCAGCCGGAGTGGAGCGCCACGGAAGAAGCCGCGCCCATCGAAGCGCAGCCCGAGTGGGCGACGGAGGAAGGCACCGCGCCCGTAGCGACGCAAGCCGAGTGGACCACAGCGGAGGCCGCGCCCGCCGAAGCTCCGTCCGAGTGGCCCACCACCACCGAAGGCGCAACCACCGTTCCCACGCAGCCGCAGTGGGGAGCCGAGGAGGCCGCGCCCGTCGAGGCCCAGTCCGAGTGGACCACCGCCGAAGACGCACCGCTCGAGGCGCAGCCCGAGTGGGCCACTCCTGAAGAGGCCGCGCCCGTCGAGGCTCAGTCTGAATGGGCCACCACCGAAGCCGCTCCAATCGAAGCGCAGCCGGAGTGGACCACGCCCGAAGAGACCGCACCCGTCGCTGCTCAGTCTGAGTGGGCAACGACCGACGCCGCCGCTCCAGTCGCCGCGCAGCCCGAGTGGGCGACGGCAGAAACCGCCACGCCCGCCGTCGCACAGTCGGAGTGGGCCGCCGCCGAAGAGGCTCCCATCGAGGCCCAGCCGGAATGGGCCACGGAGGAAGCCGCGCCCGTCGCTGCTCAGTCTGAGTGGACGACGTCTGAGGCCGCCCCCGTTGCGGCTCAGCCTCAGTGGGCCACGACAGAAGAGGCTGCGCCCATCGAGGCGCAGCCGGAATGGACCACGGAAGAGGCCGCGCCCGTTGCTGCGCAGCCGGAGTGGTCCGCCGCGGAAGCCATGGCACCGGTCGCCGCGCAGTCCGACTGGGCGACGGCCGAAAACGCGCCGATCGAGGCACAGCCTGAATGGGCCACGGAAGAAGCCGTGCCCGTCGAGGCACAGCCTGAATGGGCCACCGAGGAGGCTGCCCCCGTCGCCGCGCAGCCCGAGTGGACGGCGGCAGAACCCGCCGCACCCGCCGTCGCGCAGTCGGAGTGGGCCGCCGCCGAAGAGGCTCCCATCGAGGCCCAGCCGGAATGGGCCACGGAGGAAGCTGCGCCTGTCGCCACTCAGCCCGAATGGAACGCGACCGGCGAAGCCGCCGCGCCTGGCGTAGCCTCGTCGGAGTGGGCCGCTGCGGAAGAAGCCCCCATCGAAGCCCAGCCGGAGTGGGCCACGGAGGAGGCTGCACCCGTCGCCGTGCAGCCTGAGTGGTCCGCCTCCGGCGAAGCCGCGCCCATCGAAGCACAGCCCGAGTGGGCCACCGAGGAAGCCGCTCCCGTCGCCGCGCAGCCTGAATGGTCCGCGTCCGAAGAGGCCGCCCCCATCGAGGCGCAGCCCGAGTGGGCCACGGAAGAAGGCGCGCCCATCGAAGCCCAGCCCGAGTGGGCCGCCGCGGAAGAAGCCCCCATCGAAGCCCAGCCGGAATGGGCGACGCCGGAGGCCGTGACTCCGGACGCGGATCAGCCGTGGTCCACCACGGACGCCGCCGCGCAGCCGGGCTGGGCCGCCACCGCGGACACCACGGCCGGAGCCGCGTGGGCCCAGCCGGCCGCCGACGCCCAGCAGCCGTGGGATGCCCCGGCCGAAGCGTCCGCCTCCACCTGGGAGTCCGCTCCCGCCGCGCCGGAATGGAACTCCCCACAGGCCCCCGCCGCGCGCTCCGCCTGGGGCGCGCCCCAGGAGGCCCAGCCCGATTGGATGGCCGACGCCGCCCCCGCCCCGTCCACCTGGCAGGCGCCCCCGGCCCCCGCCGCTGAGTGGAGCGAGCCCGTCGCCGAGGAAGAGGTCTCCCTCACCGACATCACCGCCCCCACCCCGTCCGCCGGCTGGGAAGAGCCCGCCGTGGACGTGGACGCGGAGGAGCTCGACGCCACGCCCGCGCTCGACGTCGAAGAGGTGATGCCCGAGTCCGAGCCCGTGGCCGACATCGAGCTCGTCGAGGAGCTGCCCGCCCCGCCCGTCGCGGTCATGCCTCCGCCTCCGCCTCCGCCGCCCCCGCCGGCCCTGTCACTCTCCGCCGCCCCCTCCCAGCCCATCGCCCGGCTCACGCCCGCCGCGCCCGCGAGCCCGCCCCTCCGCCCGGCTCCCGCGGTCTCCCCCGCGCCGCTCAAGGCCGCGCCCGTGGCCGCCAACCACCTCCGCCCCGCGGAGGATGCGCTCTTCGACATGCCGGCGGGCGGCTTCACGCCCTCCACCAACTCCTTCGTGGAAGGCGAGCACCGCGTCATCATCCACACCGTCGAAGGCCAGGTGAAGCGCGGCACCATCCGCGACGCGGACCTCCTGGAGGACACCATCTCCCTGGAGCAGCAGAGCGGCTTCGCCCCGGAGCGCATCCCCGGCAAGCGCGTGAAGGCCATCTTCTTCATGCTCGCCGCGGGCGCGCGTCAGCCGCAGGCGGAGGGCTCGAAGATCCGCGTCACCTTCAACGACGGCCGCCAGGTGGCCGGCTTCTCCCAGGACTTCAAGGGCCCCACCCCGGGCTTCTTCGTCATCCCCGCCGACACCCGCACCAACACCGCGCGCATCTTCATCTACCGCGCCAGCGTGCAGGCCGTCGCCGAGGGCTGAGCCTCATCGCGAGGGAGCGGCACCGCCCGCTCCGCCCCCGCACAAAAAAGAGGGGCCCCGGTCACCCGAGGCCCCTCTCTTCATTTCAACACGCGGACGAAGACTACTTCGTCTCCTTGGCCGCCGGAGCCGCCTCGGCCTTCTTCGTGGTCTCCAGGTCCAGGGTGATGGTGATCTCATCGCCCACCGCCACGCCGCCGGCCTCCAGGGCCTTGTTCCAGGTCAGGCCGAAGTCGCTGCGCTTGATCTTCGTGGTCGCCGTGGCGCCGCGGCGCACGTTGCCCCACGGGTCCTTCGTCTCCGCCGTCGGGCCTTCCACGGCCAGCACGACCGGCTTGGTCACGCCGTGCATGGTCAGGTCGCCCGTGACGTTCAGCTTGTCCTTGCCGGCCTTCGCCACCTTCGTCGACTTGAAGGTGATGGTCGGGTACTTCTCCACGTCGAAGAAGTCCGCGCTGCGCAGGTGCTCGTCGCGCTTGGGC
This genomic interval carries:
- a CDS encoding YceI family protein, with product MKMSLKSAITLLAVAAPSFAFASTWELDSAHSSAQFAVKHMMVSTVRGAFSNVKGTINLDDKDITKSTIEATIDAKTINTNEPKRDEHLRSADFFDVEKYPTITFKSTKVAKAGKDKLNVTGDLTMHGVTKPVVLAVEGPTAETKDPWGNVRRGATATTKIKRSDFGLTWNKALEAGGVAVGDEITITLDLETTKKAEAAPAAKETK